A window of the Rhizobium viscosum genome harbors these coding sequences:
- a CDS encoding ABC transporter permease gives MDIAFLSSTMVTLLKAVPTSLILFFLSIFFGGLLALVIVSMRVSGNPILSGFAKGYIFVFRGSPLLIQMFLVFNGLAGFDFIRHSFLWLFLREPMFCAVFSLALCTAGYSAEIFRGGIRAVSPKEIEAARAIGMSGFLMVRRILAPIAFRHALPAYSTEIVLMMKSTALASLVTVWEVTGVAQRLISQTYRTMEVFLCAAIIYLVLNFIILQAMALLEYWLSRHRRAVPQALKA, from the coding sequence ATGGATATCGCCTTCCTTTCCAGCACCATGGTTACGCTGCTCAAAGCCGTGCCGACGTCATTGATCCTGTTTTTCCTGTCGATCTTCTTCGGCGGCCTGCTGGCGCTTGTCATCGTCTCTATGCGCGTCAGCGGAAATCCGATCCTGTCAGGCTTCGCCAAGGGCTATATCTTCGTTTTCCGCGGCTCGCCGCTGCTGATCCAGATGTTCCTGGTCTTCAATGGTCTCGCTGGCTTCGACTTCATCCGCCACTCCTTCCTCTGGCTGTTCCTGCGCGAGCCGATGTTCTGTGCGGTTTTTTCGCTGGCACTCTGCACGGCCGGTTACTCTGCCGAAATCTTCCGCGGCGGCATTCGCGCCGTTTCGCCGAAGGAAATCGAGGCGGCCCGCGCCATCGGCATGTCCGGCTTCCTGATGGTACGCCGCATCCTGGCGCCGATCGCCTTCCGCCATGCGCTGCCGGCCTATTCGACCGAAATCGTGCTGATGATGAAATCGACCGCACTTGCGAGCCTCGTGACGGTCTGGGAAGTGACGGGTGTCGCGCAACGGCTGATCTCGCAGACCTACCGCACGATGGAAGTCTTCCTCTGTGCCGCCATCATCTACCTCGTTTTAAACTTCATCATCCTGCAGGCCATGGCTCTGCTGGAATACTGGCTGTCCCGACATCGCCGCGCCGTTCCGCAGGCTTTGAAGGCTTGA
- the solA gene encoding N-methyl-L-tryptophan oxidase: MTASFDVAVIGLGAMGSAALAFLAARGVKAIGFDAYFPAHALSSSHGDSRLIRLGYFEDPSYVPLLKRAYQNWRSLEARLRTEILTITGVLQIGAPDSKIVAGTRASSELHGLAHEALDKAEMARRFPAFQLDDHEIGLLDPQGGYLRPEAAVMGYLKLAAEDGAVLHFGEKITAIEPDDAGVTIVSGAGRYRAGKIVVATGSWIAELIPQLKQAAVPIRQVVAWYQPQDGFATQPQRMPCFLRDEGAEGSYFGFPAIGVDGVKIGKHAHFREPIDPNKPNPPVNDADRDLLDSFIRKRVPAAAGLRMKETTCRYTMLPSEDFLLDHVPGEKNIVVASPCSGHGFKFTSVVGEILADLAIDGQTDLPINAFSFAKI; the protein is encoded by the coding sequence ATGACCGCCAGCTTCGACGTCGCCGTTATCGGCCTCGGCGCAATGGGGAGTGCGGCGCTCGCCTTTCTGGCAGCCCGCGGTGTCAAGGCGATCGGCTTCGATGCCTATTTTCCGGCTCATGCGTTGAGTTCGTCGCATGGTGACAGCCGCCTCATCCGGCTCGGCTATTTCGAGGACCCGTCCTATGTGCCGCTGCTCAAGCGCGCCTACCAGAACTGGCGATCGCTGGAAGCGCGCCTGCGCACCGAGATCCTGACGATAACAGGCGTGCTGCAGATCGGCGCACCGGACAGCAAGATCGTTGCCGGTACGCGCGCTTCCTCCGAACTCCACGGCCTAGCCCACGAGGCGCTGGACAAGGCGGAGATGGCGCGCCGCTTTCCGGCTTTTCAACTCGATGATCATGAGATCGGCCTGCTCGACCCGCAGGGCGGCTATCTTCGCCCCGAAGCTGCGGTCATGGGCTACCTGAAGCTCGCCGCAGAGGATGGCGCGGTCTTGCATTTCGGCGAAAAGATCACAGCAATCGAGCCCGATGATGCCGGTGTGACAATCGTCTCCGGAGCCGGGCGGTATCGAGCGGGAAAGATCGTGGTGGCGACCGGATCATGGATTGCCGAACTGATACCCCAACTGAAGCAGGCGGCGGTGCCAATCCGTCAGGTGGTCGCCTGGTATCAACCGCAGGATGGCTTTGCGACGCAGCCGCAGCGCATGCCCTGTTTCCTGCGGGATGAAGGTGCCGAAGGCTCCTATTTCGGTTTTCCCGCCATCGGCGTCGACGGCGTGAAGATCGGCAAACACGCACATTTCCGGGAGCCAATCGATCCCAACAAGCCAAACCCGCCCGTCAACGATGCCGACCGGGATTTGCTTGACAGCTTCATCAGGAAGCGTGTTCCAGCTGCGGCCGGCCTTCGCATGAAGGAAACGACCTGCCGCTATACGATGCTACCGAGCGAGGATTTTCTTCTCGACCATGTGCCAGGCGAAAAGAACATTGTCGTCGCCTCCCCCTGCTCCGGCCACGGCTTCAAGTTCACGAGCGTCGTCGGCGAAATCCTGGCGGATCTTGCCATTGATGGGCAGACCGACCTGCCTATCAATGCCTTTTCCTTTGCCAAGATCTAG
- a CDS encoding HAL/PAL/TAL family ammonia-lyase has product MTIVIDRVAGWRDIARVAEGETLALSQAAWDRVAHASRIVEQIVETGVRAYGINTGVGALSDTVVDRASQSRLSRNIILSHAVGVGELLAPREVRAIIAAQIANFAHGHSGVRPEIVRHLATFLEKGCIPDVPSKGSAGYLTHNAHNALVLIGEGSARVKGDSMSGRDALAAIGLEPLVLGAKEGLSLVNGTACATGLAGVALARAERLLDWADAIAALTLEAAGGQMAAFDAAVLALRPSKGIASVGASLRARLAGSGLISAATGKRTQDALSLRSIPHAHGAARDVFDITALVVDQELASVTDNPAVSGTPEEPIISSEAHAVAPALAQAADSLATALAQISAMSERRMDRLVNPLVSGLPPFLASDAGSNSGLMIAQYTAAALANENRRLAAPASTDGGITSGLQEDFLAHPTAAANKLLALIDNAEYILAIELMAAAQAHEFLVGTASRATGTDAIYKAVRAIVPAYADDRPLSRDIEALRGLIRETAAPAIP; this is encoded by the coding sequence ATGACCATTGTGATCGACAGGGTTGCCGGCTGGCGCGATATCGCGCGCGTGGCCGAGGGGGAAACGCTTGCCCTATCGCAGGCGGCTTGGGATCGTGTCGCGCATGCGAGCCGCATCGTCGAGCAGATCGTCGAGACCGGTGTCAGGGCCTATGGCATCAATACCGGTGTTGGTGCGCTTTCTGACACCGTGGTCGACAGGGCCTCGCAGAGCAGGCTGTCACGCAACATCATTCTCAGCCATGCAGTTGGCGTCGGCGAATTGCTGGCACCGCGCGAGGTGCGCGCCATCATCGCCGCACAGATCGCCAATTTTGCCCACGGGCATTCCGGGGTGCGCCCTGAAATCGTCCGCCATCTCGCCACTTTTCTCGAAAAGGGCTGCATTCCCGACGTTCCCTCCAAGGGTTCGGCGGGCTACCTCACCCATAACGCCCATAATGCGCTGGTGCTGATTGGCGAAGGCAGCGCCCGCGTTAAGGGAGACAGTATGAGCGGCCGCGACGCGCTTGCCGCCATCGGCCTCGAACCGCTGGTGCTCGGTGCCAAGGAGGGTCTGAGCCTCGTCAACGGCACGGCCTGCGCAACCGGGCTCGCAGGCGTTGCCCTAGCACGTGCCGAGCGGCTGCTCGACTGGGCTGATGCGATTGCAGCACTGACGCTTGAAGCGGCCGGCGGCCAGATGGCGGCCTTCGATGCTGCCGTTCTGGCACTGCGTCCTTCCAAGGGCATCGCCAGCGTCGGCGCCTCGCTGCGCGCCCGGCTCGCCGGCAGCGGGCTGATATCAGCTGCGACAGGCAAACGGACACAGGATGCGCTCAGCCTGCGCTCGATCCCGCATGCCCATGGTGCTGCGCGCGATGTCTTCGATATTACCGCCCTCGTCGTCGATCAAGAGCTTGCCTCCGTCACCGACAATCCCGCTGTATCAGGCACGCCGGAGGAGCCGATCATATCCTCCGAAGCACATGCCGTAGCCCCTGCCCTTGCACAGGCCGCCGATAGTCTTGCGACGGCCCTCGCTCAGATTTCCGCCATGAGCGAGCGGCGCATGGACCGCCTCGTCAATCCGCTCGTGAGCGGCCTGCCGCCATTCCTGGCAAGCGATGCCGGCAGCAATTCCGGCCTCATGATCGCGCAATATACGGCAGCAGCCCTTGCCAACGAGAACCGGCGGCTTGCCGCACCTGCTTCGACCGATGGCGGCATCACATCCGGCCTGCAGGAGGATTTCCTGGCGCACCCGACGGCTGCCGCCAACAAGCTTCTCGCACTGATCGACAATGCCGAATATATCCTGGCGATCGAATTGATGGCGGCTGCGCAGGCCCACGAATTTCTCGTCGGTACCGCGTCGAGGGCGACGGGCACGGATGCCATCTACAAAGCCGTTCGCGCGATCGTGCCTGCCTATGCCGATGATCGGCCGCTTTCGCGCGACATCGAAGCCTTGCGCGGACTGATCCGTGAGACCGCGGCACCGGCAATTCCCTGA
- a CDS encoding nucleoside triphosphate hydrolase encodes MSKIDENAQKITKIAVQRFAQNGGRRVLIAIAGAPGSGKSTLAERAVQAINNDHHLEAALFPMDGYHYDDAVLEQMGRRPYKGAIDTFDAHGLRHMLKRLKANEDDVVAVPVFDRSIEIARAGGSLIPQSTKIIVCEGNYLLARQAPWDKLKEIFDFTVFVDADEDHLRQRLQNRWRSYGLDAAEIRRKVEENDLPNGLAIVAGSAEPDLHIENN; translated from the coding sequence TTGAGCAAAATTGATGAAAACGCGCAGAAGATCACAAAGATCGCGGTTCAGCGCTTTGCGCAAAACGGCGGTCGGAGAGTTCTGATAGCGATTGCGGGTGCGCCGGGTTCAGGCAAATCGACTCTCGCAGAGCGTGCCGTTCAAGCGATCAACAACGACCACCATCTGGAAGCTGCTCTGTTCCCGATGGACGGATATCACTACGACGATGCCGTCTTGGAGCAGATGGGCCGCCGCCCCTACAAGGGAGCAATCGACACATTCGATGCGCATGGTTTGCGCCACATGCTCAAGCGCCTGAAGGCCAACGAGGATGACGTTGTTGCCGTTCCGGTATTCGACCGCTCGATCGAGATTGCTCGCGCCGGCGGCAGTCTCATTCCTCAGTCTACGAAGATCATAGTCTGCGAGGGTAATTACCTGCTTGCGCGACAGGCTCCCTGGGACAAGCTGAAAGAGATTTTCGACTTCACGGTTTTTGTTGACGCGGACGAGGATCATCTGCGGCAGAGACTTCAAAACCGCTGGCGGAGCTACGGCCTGGACGCTGCGGAAATTCGCCGGAAGGTCGAAGAGAACGATCTGCCGAACGGCCTTGCAATCGTGGCCGGAAGCGCCGAGCCCGATCTCCACATCGAGAACAACTGA
- a CDS encoding D-psicose 3-epimerase — MKHGIYYSYWEHEWSAKFGPYVEKVAKLGFDVIEVAAHHINEYSDAELAEIRQTAKDNNIILTAGIGPSKTKNLSSPDIAVRQAGKAFFEQTLTNVAKLDIKTIGGALHSYWPVDYSKPVDKEGDRARGVEGIHGIADFAGNLGINLCIEVLNRFENHVLNTAAEGVAFVNDVGKSNVKVMLDTFHMNIEEDSFGEAIRTAGPLLGHFHTGESNRRVPGKGRIPWHEIGLALRAINYSGAVVMEPFVKTGGTIGSDIRVWRDLSEGADEGKMDEDARNALAFSRFVLDG; from the coding sequence ATGAAACACGGGATTTACTATTCTTACTGGGAACATGAGTGGAGCGCCAAGTTTGGCCCCTATGTCGAAAAGGTCGCGAAACTTGGCTTCGACGTCATCGAGGTCGCTGCACATCACATCAATGAATACAGCGATGCCGAACTCGCAGAAATCAGACAGACTGCCAAGGATAACAACATCATCCTGACGGCCGGGATCGGCCCGTCGAAGACTAAGAATCTGTCGTCACCGGACATTGCGGTGCGCCAGGCGGGAAAGGCATTCTTCGAGCAGACACTCACAAATGTCGCAAAGCTCGATATCAAGACAATTGGTGGAGCGCTCCATTCCTATTGGCCGGTGGACTACTCCAAGCCAGTCGACAAGGAGGGCGATCGGGCGCGGGGGGTCGAAGGCATTCACGGCATTGCAGACTTCGCCGGAAACCTGGGTATCAATCTTTGCATCGAAGTGCTCAATCGCTTTGAAAATCACGTTCTCAACACTGCCGCAGAAGGCGTGGCATTCGTGAACGATGTCGGCAAGTCGAATGTTAAAGTGATGCTCGATACGTTCCACATGAATATCGAGGAGGATAGCTTCGGCGAGGCGATCCGTACTGCCGGCCCGCTGCTCGGACATTTCCACACGGGTGAGAGCAATCGCCGCGTCCCAGGTAAAGGCAGAATACCTTGGCACGAGATCGGTCTCGCCCTTCGCGCTATCAATTACTCGGGTGCCGTTGTCATGGAACCGTTCGTAAAGACAGGCGGAACGATCGGGTCTGACATCAGAGTGTGGCGTGATCTCAGCGAAGGCGCGGACGAAGGAAAAATGGACGAGGATGCGCGGAACGCTTTGGCATTTTCTCGATTTGTGCTCGACGGTTGA
- a CDS encoding ABC transporter ATP-binding protein — protein MPGVTRLSVRNIRKSFGTHEVLRGISLDAEDGDVISLLGASGSGKSTFLRCINLLEVASDGEIWVDGEHIEMIHKNGKTKPASQKQVDHIRSELGMVFQSFNLWSHMTILQNVIEGPVHVLKRPRAECIAEAEALLEKVGIADKRHAYPAHLSGGQQQRAAIARALAMKPKVMLFDEPTSALDPELVGEVLRVMRALAEEGMTMLVVTHEMSFARNVSNRVVFMREGLVESSGTPNEMFGGGASPAFRQFIGHFGSGQ, from the coding sequence ATGCCCGGTGTAACCCGACTTTCGGTCCGCAATATCAGAAAGAGCTTTGGCACCCATGAGGTGCTGCGCGGCATCTCGCTCGATGCCGAGGATGGCGACGTGATTTCGCTGCTCGGCGCGTCGGGCTCCGGCAAATCCACCTTTCTGCGTTGCATCAACCTGCTTGAAGTGGCGAGCGACGGCGAAATCTGGGTCGATGGCGAACATATCGAGATGATCCATAAGAACGGCAAGACAAAACCGGCGAGCCAGAAGCAGGTCGATCATATCCGCTCCGAACTCGGCATGGTCTTCCAGTCCTTCAATCTCTGGTCCCATATGACGATCCTGCAGAATGTCATCGAAGGACCGGTCCATGTCTTGAAGCGGCCGCGGGCCGAATGCATCGCCGAAGCCGAAGCGCTGCTCGAAAAGGTCGGCATTGCCGACAAGCGCCATGCCTACCCAGCGCATCTCTCGGGCGGCCAGCAGCAGCGCGCAGCGATCGCCCGTGCGCTCGCCATGAAGCCGAAGGTCATGCTCTTCGACGAGCCGACTTCGGCGCTCGATCCGGAACTGGTCGGCGAAGTGCTGCGCGTCATGCGCGCGCTCGCCGAAGAGGGCATGACGATGCTCGTCGTCACGCACGAAATGAGCTTTGCCCGCAATGTCTCCAACCGCGTCGTCTTCATGCGCGAAGGGCTGGTCGAAAGCAGCGGCACACCGAACGAAATGTTCGGAGGCGGCGCATCGCCGGCTTTCCGCCAGTTCATCGGCCATTTCGGAAGCGGCCAATGA